In Amaranthus tricolor cultivar Red isolate AtriRed21 chromosome 3, ASM2621246v1, whole genome shotgun sequence, a single window of DNA contains:
- the LOC130807337 gene encoding pre-mRNA-processing protein 40A, with product MGTAQNFAPPVSQFRPAVPGQQGQPFLPGPSPPFPPTGQNMPSGPNQPMHPSQPMQFSQPMQHLPPRPGMPGGPLSSQAMVMPYAQPNRPMTMNAPQTQHSAPPFSNHTPSVSGMGPPFSTSYTFQPAPHLSTPSAPVSGQPWLSSATPTTTPFVSASQTADQPVAIPAVNPPDTTQQSSSDWQEHTTSDGRRYYYNKKTKQSSWEKPLELMTPLERADASTVWKEFTTPEGKKYYYNKVTKESKWTIPEELKLAREQAEKAASQGLPKDTVTSEETPVPAAGVASSNGLLSTSGGGSTLLSTTPAVNPSPVVNVASSEPSLGNFATPPIKDVSSSPAASISMPAASAVGDVGLSNPLNPTLAIMNASDRSQELSTSTDGAALQDLEEAHKGNVDLSEKQNDDEPLVFANKQEAKNAFKSLLESANVQSDWNWDQAMRVIVNDKRYGALKTLGERKQAFNEYLGQRKKQEAEERRLRQKKAKEEFTKMLEESEVLTSSMKWSKAITLFEEDERFNAVDKPKDRQELFENYLVELQKKEKEKAEEEYRRNRDDYWKFLESCSFIEANSLWRKVQDRLEDDERCSRLEKIDRLEIFQDYIRFLEKEEEEQKKLQKEQLRRAERKNRDEFRNMLEADIAGGVINAKTSWREYCGKVKDSSAYLAVARNTSGSTPKDLFEDVVEDLENQYHDDKSIVKDAMKLCKITMTSAWTFEEFKEALFSELRSPSISDTNLKLVFEEQLERVKEKEEKEAKKRQRLLDDFTDLLRSLKEITLSSTWEDSKQLFEDSEEYKEIGSESLAQETFEDYVVYLQEKAKEKERKREEEKAKKEKEREEKERRKEKERKEKDRDRDREKRKERSKKEESDDESIDANDSHSQKEENRKEKEKDRDRKHRKRHHETVDDVSSDRDDDRERRTRKRHHDIADVSSDKDDKDEHKKSRRHGSERKKSRKHEYSPDSDGESKYKRHKRDHRDGSRKGGHDDLEDGELGEDGEIS from the exons ATGGGTACTGCTCAAAATTTCGCCCCCCCTGTATCACAG TTTCGTCCTGCAGTCCCAGGGCAGCAAGGACAGCCATTTTTACCTGGGCCTTCGCCGCCATTTCCTCCGACTGGACAGAATATGCCGTCTGGTCCAAATCAGCCTATGCACCCTAGTCAACCTATGCAGTTTTCACAACCAATGCAGCATTTACCTCCTAGACCTGGGATGCCTGGTGGTCCTTTATCATCACAAGCTATGGTTATGCCGTATGCTCAACCTAACAGGCCTATGACAATGAATGCACCTCAGACTCAGCATTCTGCTCCGCCCTTTAGCAATCACACACCTTCCGTAAGTGGAATGGGACCTCCTTTTTCCACATCATACACA TTTCAACCAGCACCGCATTTGTCCACTCCTTCAGCTCCAGTTTCTGGGCAGCCTTGGCTTTCATCTGCAACTCCAACCACTACTCCTTTCGTGTCAGCTTCACAAACAGCTGACCAGCCTGTGGCTATCCCT GCTGTCAATCCTCCTGATACAACTCAACAGTCCTCATCTGATTGGCAAGAGCACACCACTTCTGATGGCAGAAG ATATTATTATAACAAGAAGACTAAACAATCCAGTTGGGAGAAGCCTTTAGAGTTAATGACCCCATTGGAG AGAGCTGATGCATCTACAGTGTGGAAGGAGTTCACTACTCCAGAAGGAAAGAA GTATTACTATAACAAGGTTACTAAGGAATCAAAATGGACAATACCTGAAGAGTTGAAG TTGGCTCGTGAACAAGCTGAAAAAGCAGCTAGCCAGGGGTTGCCGAAAGATACTGTGACCTCTGAGGAGACACCTGTGCCTGCTGCTGGTGTGGCTAGTTCCAATGGCTTATTGTCTACCTCAGGTGGAGGTTCGACTTTGTTAAGTACAACACCAGCTGTCAACCCATCACCTGTGGTTAATGTTGCGTCATCAGAACCTTCTTTGGGGAATTTTGCTACTCCACCTATCAAGGATGTATCAAGCTCTCCTGCAGCTTCTATTTCTATGCCTGCTGCTTCTGCAGTGGGAGATGTTGGGCTTTCGAATCCCTTGAATCCCACCTTAGCAATAAT GAACGCTTCTGATAGATCCCAAGAACTTTCTACCTCTACAGATGGAGCTGCATTGCAGGATCTTGAG GAAGCACACAAAGGGAATGTCGATCTTAGTGAGAAACAAAATGATGATGAACCTCTAGTTTTTGCCAACAAACAG GAAGCAAAAAATGCCTTTAAGTCACTTCTTGAGTCTGCAAATGTTCAGTCTGACTGGAACTGGGATCAG GCGATGAGGGTGATTGTCAATGACAAGAGGTATGGGGCTCTGAAAACTTTGGGAGAGAGGAAGCAAGCATTTAATGAG TATTTAGGACAGCGAAAGAAGCAGGAGGCTGAGGAGCGACGCCTGAGGCAGAAAAAAGCAAAGGAAGAATTTACAAAAATGTTGGAA GAGTCGGAGGTTCTTACATCATCCATGAAATGGAG TAAAGCTATAACTCTGTTTGAAGAGGATGAACGATTCAACGCTGTTGATAAGCCCAAAGATCGGCAAGAACTTTTTGAGAACTACTTGGTTGAACTTCAAAAAAAG GAAAAGGAGAAGGCTGAAGAAGAGTATAGGCGGAATAGAGACGATTACTGGAAGTTTCTTGAGTCTTGCAGCTTTATTGAG GCCAACAGCTTATGGAGAAAAGTTCAGGACCGCTTGGAGGACGACGAGAGATGCTCACGTCTTGAAAAGATTGATCGTTTGGAAATATTCCAG GATTACATTCGTTTCTtggaaaaggaagaagaagagcagAAGAAGCTTCAGAAG GAACAATTGAGGAGAGCAGAGCGAAAAAATCGTGATGAATTTCGTAATATGTTAGAGGCTGATATTGCAGGTGGTGTTATCAACGCGAAAACAAGCTGGCGTGAATACTGTGGAAAG GTCAAAGATTCTTCTGCTTATCTTGCTGTGGCACGCAACACATCTGGGTCAACTCCAAAAGATTTATTTGAAGACGTGGTTGAGGACTTGGAAAACCAG TATCACGATGACAAGAGCATAGTAAAGGATGCAATGAAATTGTGCAAG ATCACTATGACTTCAGCATGGACCTTCGAAGAATTCAAAGAAGCTCTTTTCTCTGAACTCAGATCTCCTTCAATTTCCGATACTAATTTGAAG TTAGTGTTTGAAGAGCAACTTGAGCGAGTcaaagagaaggaagagaaagaaGCCAAAAAGCGCCAGCGTCTGTTGGATGACTTCACTGATCTATTGCGGTCTTTGAAA GAAATAACTCTTTCTTCTACTTGGGAAGATTCTAAACAACTCTTTGAAGATAGTGAAGAGTACAAGGAAATTGGAAGTGAAAGTTTGGCCCAAGAAACCTTTGAGGACTATGTTGTTTACCTTCAAGAAAAGGCAAAAGAGAAGGAACGAAAACGCGAAGAAGAAAAG GCTaaaaaggagaaagaaagagagGAAAAGGAgaggaggaaggagaaggagagaAAGGAGAAAGATAGAGACCGTGACAGAGAAAAAAGGAAGGAACGTTCTAAGAAAGAGGAATCAGATGATGAATCTATCGATGCAAATGATAGCCACAGCCAAAAGGAAGAAAataggaaggagaaggaaaaagacCGAGATAGAAAGCATAGGAAACGGCACCATGAAACCGTTGATGATGTTAGTTCGGACAGGGATGACGATAGAGAGAGACGTACCCGTAAACGGCACCATGACATTGCTGATGTGAGTTCTGACAAAGATGATAAGGATGAGCACAAGAAATCTCGTCGACATGGTAGCGAGCGGAAAAAATCTCGTAAG CATGAATACTCACCTGATTCTGATGGTGAAAGTAAATACAAACGGCACAAGAGGGATCACCGTGATGGTTCACGAAAAGGTGGCCATGATGATCTTGAAGATGGCGAGCTTGGTGAGGATGGTGAAATCTCGTAA